In Rhipicephalus sanguineus isolate Rsan-2018 chromosome 1, BIME_Rsan_1.4, whole genome shotgun sequence, the DNA window AACAAAGTTACGGCGTTGGCTTCAAACCCACTGGGCATGTAGGACTTcgcctatatatatatgtcgCCGCCATAAATGCGCTTCGCGGGAGCGGCGTGTTCCCCTGTTCACATCTTTCTGAACAACgagcgacgcaagcagcgtaagtGCTTAATATGCTGCTTCTGCTAAAGGAGCTGCGAAGAAGTGGCTCACAGTTGCCGTTTCGCGGACTTGAAAAGGAGTCAGTACTCAAGGCAAAAGTAGCCGAAGTATTCATGCCATTTAATGTTATCGCCAAACTTGTGGTCAAATAGAACAGAAGCGCTAGTATGAGTAGTCTTCAGTATTGATCAATAAATAATTCCATTTTGGATAAACTTGACCATAGAAATAGGAgcacaattttaacacgaaagtgctttatgccggggtccaccacggctccactgacgtatttccgtcacggaaataacgttgtaaaatataaagactaacagtggacaAACAAAGAAGCGtttcgtcaccgggaatcgaacttacgacccctcgctccgcagcgcgaaacgattggGCCACGGACGATACTTTCTTCAcgatgctaacggcgagctatttatatacaccatttgccggtggcggtactaagagatcggcgttacagcgtgtttttgttatcactagcgagatggcgcgaagggctcgaagagcgtagaagagcgcgcttgaaaggtcgtcgccgttgcgacgagcgcccgcgtctgcagggcgtggtcgctcgcgcgtgcgcttatctcgtgatcgcggtggtttgtacgtctcgcgttgagagcacgaatgtcacttggctcactcaagcggccgcttttgcgaaagtagcgcggtgctcacgcagaagtaagttacaaatgtgacagttagttcgctctcatcctgtgtatgtttgttccatgcgtcctttctgcttgagcagcgcgttgcaagtttcgagctgtttgccgttcttcgcgtgacattacaatttgtagcATTcattgctgtagcattcattccttcgcccttgggccGAAAGAATGGGCATCatacgctcaactacgtctgtgaagacacgtttcacttccgggttataccgattcctatgacagagggatcagccatgtttttccccTGCTGCTTGGACTTCAAGTCACAgacagttgcaaataaatgaacaaattataaTAAAATAATTGCGCGTGCGTATCGTTTATGTACAAAAGCTGGAGTTCTTGCCGGATACAGAGTAATATTATAACATTCCAGCCAGCAAGTCAGTAGGAACATTAAACATTGAAACAGTTTTTCCTTGAAGATGCACACCAAATTTGATTAGCAGAGTTTACATAATACAATTAAGTCCAGTGTCAAATAATGTAATCTGGTTAAAGATGAACACACCAGCTTTATTTCATTACGGgtctctgtttttgtcaagtttaCACGAGAACACGCTCTGCACATCAGAATTACACGTAGAAACTTCCTCGTATATCAGCATAGATGCCGGGCAGCGTGAGCAGTGTGCTGGCCACGCGTTCGCCAACATGCACGGAACTTCGCTAGTCCGTATTTGCAGGTGAGCCGAGCGTTGCGTAAGGGTGCCACGATGCGCACCAGCCTGGTGTTGGGtggaggacgcgcgcgcgcatCGGCCGAAACGGCAGAACAGCTTGAAAACAATGCGTTTTAGCTGCAAATcatgagaaaaatggctacttaaaggacccctgacagcgaaatttttgtttgtgactttttacTGTAACCaatgtagctttgtgtctggtaatcccgaaatttaatcgtaaatgctctaacgtatcttataattaatgctagcgccGTTAACTGTGACCACTTCAGCGTCACATTGAAATGCCCGCCTAAAAATCACAAGAAACTAGCGGCTCATGCGGGGGAGCGCGAAAGGTcatgtgcactcaagctgtggtgacattgaaagcgcagttttcaaatcggggccccgcgcacGGTAgagaatgaaacgatgtgggtgcctcggttTGAGTTAAACacgttaagcgcgtgtcccctcacgaaaactacctcgagagcagcccgacaacagagtgaGAAGGGTGGGGTACAATAGCCCTcaccgggtgccagtcgtggtattgtgtgccCCGCAAATCTTCTGTGACGTCCGCAATAATTGCTCTACtcttggaacgtcacacggggcctcgatctacgtcataccagcggcgatgtcgcgaggtgctgccaagtGAGATGAGCagtcacgcttactttaaaacgaaattaaaatatcttaaattCAACATTCGCCACTGATAATCGGTCAGACGCGCCcacgtatacaggaaagtcaaacaacacaaacatctcgaggtttaaggggccctttaatgcgTCAAATCAGAAGTTTAAAAGTATCCAggaagtagccatggagccaaccgaAAATTTTCACCGTCAAACGGGGTCGAAAactagccaaattggcgcaaggtagccaccaacggcaactcTGAGTGGCTGATCTTTGCCTATGCCAGAATCATGCCGAGCTCAAAGTATCACGATCGTTGACGATCCTATGTATATTACTTGTGAATGATATTGTCTGAATGATGGCatgtgttggctatccgctgttaAAACAGCTATATTTACTCCATTCAACCTTAAGCCAATTATTAAGCGGTTGCGCTCGCATATAAATAGACAACAAACGTTAGTTGTTTCTGCTTGAATAAGTTTCCGAGCTGAGATTACGCTTCTGTTGAGCAATTTTTCGATGTGCAATCATGAATAGATATAACAGGGATGTTTTCGGTGTCTTTTCCCAGAACTTGGTGCTGCTTTGGCTGTTCTTCCGTGGTGCCACCGCTTTTCCTGGTGTCCCGGAGAAACACCACCTTCTCCAGGTGCACCGTGGGAAGTTCGCAGGCTATCGATAGTATGAAGCTGAGGATGTAGCTCCACACAAGGACGATGAAACAGTTGGATACCTGCGCCATCGTGAAAAGGTTACATAAAACACTGGCCTCGCCTTCACGCGGTCGCTCGTTTCtaccatttttaaagacgatagtctttcttggggaacttaaacgcagaaattttggtctgtctttctgtttgtcggcacgtccctcgattcagccactcggccaaagttgaaccacttgcccaagggccagccatcgtgaacggctgactaggttcatacttgtgtacattgttgatcaaaaagcaaacattacgcatatctgaggcgcaacatcactgggtaattattaggtggtgtgttcctttaatagaaaatacatagatacgtaattctagagaccctagtttcttaagctgcgctgaaaatgcgactgcgccgaaacttggcttcctccgtgccctctgcacgagctcattgttgcgttttggtttcggttcagtattgcactgtacgaatgccatggggcgccgctctggcattcctgctttacccaggcgacgtgaatataaaagagtgtgtggagagtactcgttgagtgcggacgtttcttctgcttcggcgcttcgcgccaaaccgcgtgttcaggctggctggcgtccccgccggtcgcgttggtcaccgccggtcttcgcctgctgctgcgccgggactaccagcccgcaacacagcattcacgtttcccgacgtattgccagatggcgttcacatctcacgcagcgcctcttctatcgtctttagacgacatttgcagcgaagcacgcagatacgcggccaatttttttaaatatgagaacttcagcgcaaatcagGACTGACCAGAAGGAAGAGATGAGACAACCACTGACACTGTGTTTGTCTTCCAAGCGTGTACCTGTGCTTGTCTACCATTTCTACCAAGTTACTGGATAGAGGAAATATGGTGCAGATGGAAAAACAGGAACTTTGTATGCTAGGAACTATGCGGGATATACGAGTTCCGCGGTGGACTACGTATCGATGTCTGGCTACATGAGGCTTTGATAGTTGATGCGTAAGTCAATTTTCGTTTAGAGAATGGATAGCATTAAACAAGGTCCTTGACATCGCATAGCACACAGTATGTGTCGCCATGTTACGAGCTGTCGAAGTTAAAAAGGAATGAAGAAATCCGAACTGCTATTTTGTATCGACTCCTTCCGCTCGATTCCATGCCTTTCATACGATAAACCTCTAGCGGCTTCCTTGTACTGTTGCTAACGTTCATGGAAAATCGCATAGCGATGATCTGGCGGGGTTGCAACAGGTCGATGTTCTGTCCGCTGGCTGTTTGAATAGCAAAACTTCGATGCGTCTTCATGCAGTTACACTAGCCATGGCGCTATCATCAACCCAACTTGCTTTAATGTTTAGTTCGTTTTAGAACAGATGTCAAATAAAAGGCAGATGGGACGGCTACCCTGGAAAAAaaacgttaacgtgagaaaaggGGAAGGTTCACCGTGTTCCAGTGAGTCATTGTTTACGTAAACTCATTTATCCTAAACTGAGTTGTGAAGCTTAAATAAGTCAGCACATATCGTTAATACGACCAACCACCATTGTTCGAACACTCTACTCCCCTACGAAAAACTCTTGGGATTGTTATGACATGGCTCCAAGCGGGCTGGTTCATCTCTCTTCGCCGTTAGTAACGTGCAATTGTTCGCAAAtttcttctttcctctcttttttttttattataaacaCCACGCAAGATAGAAAGAATGAATAAATTACGAGGCGTCGTCTTTAATACCAATGTCACAGGGACACCTTTTAATCGCGATTAGGGTGGATCCAGATTAGGGTCGATCCGGATCAAGTGCTGCTACACGGTCTCTTTGAATCGCGATCAAGCCATatcgggatcaagacgatcgcgatctGCGCATCGTGATCTGGTTCCGTGATCGCGCTTTGGCTGACGTCTGCGCCAAAGTTTATCTGGATTAAGCTGTACCGTGTAGCAACGACCAACTTGTTATCACGATCAAGAAGtccgatccggatcggccctgatcacgatcaaaagtgcccgtgtgacaccggcatAACAGACACCACAGCTATCTAAATGCActcgtaaaaagaaaaagagcaggAATATGGGAAATGGAAGAAATTAGAACAAATCACACAACACACAGACATAgggtgtcacaaattagcgggttataaagcgcgcgcgcagccgctttcaaactgctacgagacagaacggcgcgaaccgctcgccaagaagcgcgaaaagacgaaaaaacaagcatcaaaagacgccggcgcgccgcatcctcctcacccaatcgagccaggcgcagacgacgcgatcaaacgcccggcaaatcctagatgtttctggaaggaaggggggacgcatccgtgcgcgatgccgccgcgattcgaacatacgagaaagctctcgccctttccccaggcttagctgtactgcacgcagaagaaacatcccgacgcttctagaacccgggggagaagagataaaagcgtgcaatcggcGGTAGGGACAGGAGTGAGGGAGTCAGTCGAGAAGAAGTGAAGTCAttgaaggagtggcccggtgatggtgaagttatgctacgtgtggcttcgttagccaaagaagacgtgtttatgatggtgtgcggtcggccgatcgtcaatttggaagaattggatgacgacgccgtgtgagccgtgacaagtcacgacgacggttgagctacgacgatcaacgctggagctggcgtgagtgtttccgtgaagagaagcattcgattaccgttcaagtattgtggactggatacgccattgtatattcaggactttaacggtcattgaatagttgtaatgcatgcgattgcatttgtagcgtgtgatctgtttgtttagctcccgttttgtaaacaccatctgaattgtattgtgaagttgtaactggtaccagccgagtgcgcatgtgtttgtattatttgtattgccttaactgagaatatatttcgttttcgtttgtgttgtcgactctcggctctgactcggtctttggaccacaaccggcgttcgctggcgcaccaaaggaccaactctaaattgtccgcgctttcgtggtgcgttttcggagggccttgacgccagcccttagaatccgcccggcgattgccaacccgattaacgggatcagtgacaattattctggcgtccgcgacaggacctttttggtgcaaaagtgtgtccaaagtagggagaaagagccttgagacgttgatagtgcttgcgaacgatttttgagtgttgcaccgcgttctcgctaacctgtgtgcagagagtgtactggtattcgaagttaggcagaggtattgtgcacgcggctaggttttgtttgacgggcatcatggatctcgagaagttagttgcccttggtgagaagatgggtctttctggggccgaactacgaaagtgggtgagccaaaaggaaaaggaggcggttgagagggctaacaaagagagagaagcagaactagagaaagagaggttggcagctgagagggtcaaggaagagaaagcagcagagctcgaaagagagaggctagcagctgagagggagagagcagaaagagaggcgcagatggctgagagagaaaggcaacggcagcacgaattggaactcgaacggctccgtttgcagcagcgcatagagacgcccgtgcaagctagagtggagagcagtgaaagggaagatcatagcttccgtttgaacccaagcaaactgcttgtggcgtttgatgaaaggaaagatgaccttgatgcatacctgcacaggtttgagacgatagctagaagccaaaattggccggagcagcaatgggcaacggccttgagcacttgtttgagtggcgaagcgctcagtgtgtacggtaggatgacacctgccgatgcagctaattacacgaaggtgaaagctgctttgctgaagcgatttcgattcaccgtggaaggcttccgtgatcggttccgtacgggaaagccagctgatggcgagacggcaacgcagtatgccgcgcggctcagccattattttgacaggtggatcgaactttcagagacggcacaggagtacggtgagcttagagagcttctaatcagagagcaatttctcaccagttgccacccgagcctgtcgctgtatctgaaagagaggaaagctaaatcgcttgacgacatgcttgagttggccgatcagttcttggaagcgcaaggtggcacgaatttggccaaagtaaaaaaggaggctcacgaggagtcgaagaaatcggcacctgaagaaaacaagcgtgcaccggagagtgttccgcgatgctttctgtgtaaccgcgtgggtcatcgcgctaacagctgtcagaccaacttctcacgccccagtgtgatgaagtgttttaaatgtggtcagactgggcgcaaagcagacgcatgtcgaagtgatgtgagtaaagtccaccaagcagcttgcgcgtatgccccgccaaacgaggaaacagaagcgatcaaagatgaattggccgaggtgaaaagcgggaagaagatagatttcattggtgctgcggtgacaacagactcaactaaaggaatgccgacacttaaggggaaggtTGATGGAAAGGATGctacggtattaagagatagtgggtgcaccactgttatcgtacgaaggaaattggtccgagagattgatttcacaggcaatacccaaccggttcgcttgcttgatagttccattcgaatgcttcccgaagccaagattgatgttgagaccccttacttcagcgggagagttactgccctgtgcatggataaccccctgtttgacctaatcgtgggaaacatcgacggagctcgagggccatacgatcctgaacgtttgagagaagccccgaagatggagccctcgtcagttcgggaaccgcaaCAGAAA includes these proteins:
- the LOC119386255 gene encoding nose resistant to fluoxetine protein 6, with translation MAWIWFACTTGRGGFVNRFLSWNALVPLGRLSFGVYLIHVPFYHLMHRISRERRFYSHFVLVSNCFIVLVWSYILSFILSIACELPTVHLEKVVFLRDTRKSGGTTEEQPKQHQVLGKDTENIPVISIHDCTSKNCSTEA